From the genome of Gemmatimonas phototrophica, one region includes:
- a CDS encoding dihydrodipicolinate synthase family protein has product MSNLSVAQLGGLMVPAVSTFTASGELDGAAFQRNLDAHLSFGMDGVLVGGSSGESALLENDDRRQLLVWARERIPQDKWLLAGIGSESTRLTIQRARDARDAGASAVLVISPHYFLKRMTEPALLAHFRAVADASPLPVLLYNMPAYTHIVLSPNFVHEMARHDNVIGMKDSAGNIPVLQQYLEAQSDTFKVLTGSGGTVVPALEAGVSGAILAIGLYAGPAVRKMVDTYRAGDHAAAAAMQASLTPLATDIAGAMGPAGIKAAMDLVGLSGGAPRSPLLPVVGDELETVRARLGAAGLL; this is encoded by the coding sequence ATGTCCAACCTCTCCGTTGCCCAGCTGGGCGGGCTCATGGTGCCCGCCGTTTCCACGTTCACCGCGTCCGGTGAACTCGATGGCGCCGCGTTTCAGCGCAATCTCGATGCCCACCTCTCCTTCGGGATGGACGGTGTGCTGGTGGGGGGCAGCAGCGGGGAGTCCGCGCTGCTCGAGAACGATGATCGCCGGCAGTTGCTGGTCTGGGCGCGCGAGCGCATCCCGCAGGACAAGTGGCTGCTGGCGGGTATCGGCAGCGAGAGCACGCGACTGACCATTCAGCGCGCGAGGGATGCGAGGGATGCGGGGGCGTCGGCGGTGCTGGTGATTTCGCCGCACTACTTCCTGAAGCGTATGACTGAGCCGGCGCTGCTGGCGCATTTCCGGGCGGTGGCCGATGCGAGCCCGCTGCCGGTGCTGCTGTACAACATGCCGGCGTACACGCACATCGTGCTGAGTCCCAATTTTGTGCACGAGATGGCGCGGCACGACAATGTGATTGGCATGAAGGACAGTGCCGGCAACATTCCGGTGCTGCAGCAGTATCTCGAGGCGCAGAGCGACACGTTCAAGGTGTTGACCGGCAGTGGCGGCACGGTGGTGCCGGCGCTGGAGGCGGGAGTGTCGGGCGCCATTCTGGCAATTGGGCTGTACGCCGGCCCGGCGGTGCGGAAGATGGTGGATACGTACCGGGCGGGCGATCACGCCGCGGCGGCGGCGATGCAGGCGAGTCTCACGCCGTTGGCGACGGATATTGCGGGCGCGATGGGTCCAGCCGGGATCAAGGCCGCGATGGATCTGGTGGGCCTGTCGGGCGGCGCGCCGCGCTCGCCGCTGTTGCCGGTGGTGGGCGACGAACTCGAGACGGTACGTGCGCGACTGGGAGCGGCGGGACTGCTCTGA
- a CDS encoding HAL/PAL/TAL family ammonia-lyase produces MPCLASSVDLGGTLTTRDIHAVATGACPVHIGEDARARMAASHATLTRMVEERRRIYGVTTGYGPLASHPVTPEHAHLLQRNLVYHLCSGVGKPLSPVHTRAMMAARASSLARGYSGVSAPLFDRLLECLNLGLVPVVPEMGTVGASGDLTPLAHVALTLMGEGEMWYDGTRLPASAALQAAGLAPITLGHKEGIALVNGTSCMTGIAAVNAERARRAAHLALRLSVLYAECLGGRLEAWDARFADARPHPGQKTAHAALQRWTAGSDRLVPHVQPPPRLDESQAVEGWLPEGECPQDPYTIRCVPQVIGAVLDVMRFHDETVTVELHSATDNPLVFADDDAILHGGNFYGQHVAFASDALQMAVVKLAIHAERCIARLTDRTQNHGLPAFLHGGPDGVNSGFMGAQVTASALVAELRTRAVPASIQSVPTNANNQDVVTMGTIAARKTADSLDLVFHVLAIHALALAQAAEQRGGTVLAGFSPGSRAVVRWIREQHEYLYQDRPLSPDIQQLSGNLERVDWDASLTH; encoded by the coding sequence ATGCCCTGCCTGGCGTCGTCTGTGGACCTCGGCGGCACGCTCACCACCCGGGACATCCACGCCGTAGCCACGGGCGCATGCCCGGTTCACATTGGAGAGGACGCACGCGCGCGGATGGCCGCGTCGCACGCCACGCTCACCCGCATGGTTGAAGAGCGCCGACGCATTTATGGCGTCACCACGGGGTACGGCCCGCTGGCGTCGCATCCCGTCACGCCTGAGCATGCTCACCTGCTGCAGCGCAATCTGGTGTATCACCTGTGCAGCGGGGTGGGGAAACCCCTGTCGCCGGTACACACGCGCGCCATGATGGCTGCGCGTGCCTCAAGCCTTGCACGTGGATACTCGGGCGTGAGCGCGCCGCTCTTCGATCGTCTGCTCGAGTGCCTCAATCTCGGGCTCGTCCCCGTAGTCCCCGAGATGGGCACGGTGGGTGCAAGCGGTGACCTCACCCCATTGGCCCACGTGGCGCTCACCCTGATGGGTGAGGGTGAAATGTGGTACGACGGAACGCGACTGCCGGCGAGCGCCGCCTTGCAGGCCGCAGGGCTGGCCCCCATAACGCTCGGGCATAAAGAGGGCATTGCCTTGGTCAACGGCACCTCCTGCATGACCGGCATTGCCGCCGTGAATGCCGAACGGGCCCGACGGGCCGCCCATCTTGCCCTGCGCCTCAGCGTCCTGTACGCCGAATGCCTGGGCGGTCGCCTGGAAGCATGGGATGCACGATTCGCCGACGCACGCCCTCATCCCGGGCAGAAGACGGCCCATGCCGCGCTCCAGCGTTGGACTGCCGGCAGCGACCGACTCGTTCCCCATGTCCAGCCCCCGCCGCGTCTCGACGAATCACAGGCCGTGGAAGGGTGGCTTCCCGAAGGGGAGTGTCCGCAGGATCCGTACACCATTCGCTGTGTACCGCAGGTCATTGGGGCGGTGCTCGACGTCATGCGCTTCCACGATGAGACCGTTACGGTGGAGCTGCATAGTGCAACCGATAACCCGCTGGTGTTTGCGGACGATGACGCGATTCTGCACGGTGGCAATTTTTACGGGCAGCACGTGGCCTTCGCGTCGGACGCATTGCAGATGGCCGTCGTGAAGCTGGCTATTCATGCCGAGCGTTGTATTGCGCGACTCACCGACCGCACCCAGAATCACGGCCTGCCGGCCTTTCTGCACGGTGGACCGGACGGGGTGAACTCGGGGTTCATGGGGGCCCAGGTGACGGCCAGCGCACTGGTCGCTGAGCTACGGACGCGGGCGGTACCAGCCTCCATTCAGTCGGTGCCCACGAATGCCAACAATCAGGATGTCGTGACGATGGGTACCATTGCCGCGCGCAAGACGGCCGACTCGCTCGATCTGGTATTTCATGTCCTGGCCATTCATGCGCTGGCGCTTGCGCAGGCAGCGGAACAACGCGGCGGCACCGTACTGGCCGGCTTTTCGCCCGGTAGTCGGGCCGTCGTACGGTGGATTCGCGAGCAGCACGAGTATCTGTATCAGGATCGCCCGTTGTCACCAGACATCCAGCAACTCTCAGGGAACCTCGAACGCGTAGACTGGGACGCCTCACTCACCCACTGA
- a CDS encoding HDOD domain-containing protein has protein sequence MTSDVTVTRVAAATAMATPAIAAERIDWTQRWGNRLDQVDDLLKAHPVAAQQPDAAALVQLLRDGPEAVIRQLPTAARQALAFCEDASLSRSQLGAKLGNDPALVQGLLRTANSAAFSAGRAAVLGIDQALDRIGVSGTRAVVLASCVDGLLSHPGGEFNAMAADVWAHMVRTAPLARAMAPAFAAEADEAFAIALLHDIGKLVIFDRISVLRASRRRPITLDASFAHLLLQELHEPIGALAAERWGMGERAANAIGTHHRMMHATQRDSLSEVLFLAERADHAMRRSSPLDLDALWQLGRLTGSPARVATALQQFQHAA, from the coding sequence GTGACTTCAGACGTCACGGTCACACGTGTCGCGGCCGCCACGGCGATGGCCACACCAGCGATAGCGGCCGAACGTATCGACTGGACGCAGCGCTGGGGGAATCGGCTCGACCAGGTGGACGATCTGCTCAAGGCACATCCGGTGGCGGCACAGCAACCCGATGCGGCAGCACTGGTACAATTGCTGCGCGATGGACCAGAGGCGGTCATCCGTCAACTGCCCACGGCCGCCCGCCAGGCACTGGCCTTTTGTGAAGACGCCAGTCTTTCACGCTCCCAATTGGGCGCAAAACTGGGGAACGATCCCGCCCTCGTGCAGGGGCTCCTCCGCACTGCAAATTCGGCCGCCTTTTCGGCCGGCCGCGCCGCGGTACTCGGGATTGATCAGGCCCTCGACCGGATTGGTGTGAGTGGCACCCGCGCCGTCGTACTCGCCAGCTGCGTCGACGGGCTGCTCAGTCATCCCGGTGGCGAATTCAATGCCATGGCTGCTGACGTGTGGGCGCACATGGTGCGTACCGCACCGCTGGCCCGCGCCATGGCACCGGCATTTGCCGCCGAGGCGGATGAAGCCTTCGCCATCGCCCTGCTCCACGACATCGGGAAACTGGTGATTTTCGATCGAATTTCTGTACTGCGGGCATCGCGGCGCCGCCCCATTACCCTCGATGCCAGCTTCGCACATCTGTTGCTGCAAGAGTTGCACGAGCCGATCGGTGCGCTGGCCGCTGAACGATGGGGGATGGGTGAGCGCGCCGCGAATGCCATTGGGACACACCATCGGATGATGCACGCCACGCAACGTGATTCCTTGTCGGAGGTGCTGTTCCTGGCGGAACGGGCTGACCACGCCATGCGCCGGTCATCTCCATTGGATCTTGATGCCCTCTGGCAGTTGGGTCGGCTGACCGGCTCACCGGCCCGCGTGGCCACAGCGTTGCAGCAGTTCCAGCACGCGGCGTAA